DNA from Candidatus Cloacimonas acidaminovorans str. Evry:
GGGAGGAAAACTGGTAGTTCTGGCTGATAAAATCTTTTCTGATGGCGAAACAGTAATGGAAATACATTCCAATCTTTTTGATTTTCTGGAAAATAACGGCATAAAATTAAGCAGTGACATAGCTATGGATATTTTTTGCGATTCCAGACAAATGGGTGTGGATACCAATATCTCTTTTCCTATTTATCCTGTTTTACGCGGTTCACAACATCCTATCACTCGCAATATGTCCAACATTATCATTTATATGGGAAATGGAATTATTTTTAATAGAAAGCCGGGATTAAAATTTCAAACCATTCTTGCCACTTCCACTCGCAGTGCTCTTTTAGAAGGACCCGATTATCAGTTGGATTCCCGTTTGTTTTTCAATCCCGATCCGGATGTTTTTGTAAATCCTCCAATTCCTTTAGGGGCAATTGTTGAAGGCAGAATGGAAAGCTATTTTAAAGAGAAACCGCAGTTTCAAAGGTCGGATTTTGTTTCTGAAGTGAAAGATGGTAAAATTGTTATTTTCGGAGATAGGGAACTTTATGTTGATCCCGATAAGCCCATCTATGAAAATCGTTATCAGATAATCTTAAATGCTGTGGATTGGCTTATGGGGCGTGAGGATATGATCAATATCCGTTCCCGCCATTTACAGGAAAGCATTTTGGATATTGCTTATTATATGCATAAAAATAATCTCCTTTGGGGTGATCCAGCAAAAACGGAACGCAGAATCAAAATGGAAGTAAAAATTATTGCTACTTTATTACCTTCTTTAATTCTTATTGCCGTAGGAGGCATAATATCATTACATCGTAAACGCACCAAAGAGTTTAAAAATGAAGAAATCTAAATTAATATTACTGCTTGTTTTGCTTATGCTAATAGGTTTATATTTCGTTTTAAGAACGAACAGACCTCAGGAAAAACTTGCCCGGGTTTTTGATTTGGATACTTTATCCATCAACCGAATTGAGATTTACGATGCACAAGATACTCTAAAAATGGTTAAGCAAAATAATATCTGGAAACTAATTTATCCTGTTAACTGGGAAGCCGATAGCTTAAAAATTCGCGATTTGTTCCGGGAAGTGATTACGGCAAAATATGCTAAAACTCCTATGGGAACGGGTAAAGAAGCGATTGAAAAGTTTCACCAGAAAGACGAAGAGGCATTGCATATAATTGTAAGTGACGGTAAAAAAAGCATTCATACTCTCTTCAGCAATTTGGATAATCCTTATGATTATTTCCGTTATGCCGGTTCCGATAAAATCTATCAATTGAAAGCTAAAGTTACTAATAATTATAATACAGACCTTTCCAACTGGCGTTCTCCTCATATCGTTAGTCATAAAGAAGAAGAATTGCTAAAAATTGAAGTTACTCATCCCAAAAATAAATATACCCTTACCAGAAATGGTCTTCAATGGACTTTTCAGGATGCCCACAATGAATTTAAAATCCATCCGGCAAACCGGGCAATGCTGAAAATTCTGAATATCCTGGAAAGTTTGAATACCTATATCTTTGTAGATAATGCCCAAGCGGAATATGCGGAAAAATTTAAAAATCCCTATTGCACCGTAAAACTTTATTTAACCGGTAACCGCACTCAGGAACTCAAATTTATTGAACACACTCAAGGATATTATTTAATGATGGTGGATAATGATCCAAGTGTATTATTTGTCGTTGTCTGGGATACCGTATTTCGTTTTACCCGGCATCCCGATATCTTCAAAATGCAGGAATTCGGTTAAAATGCTTTCTATTAAGCGCATCAAAGAGCTAAACAAAAAAATTTATGAAGAGGTATCTACTCTTTGGGAAAAAACAGGAATCAATAAACCGGAACGCAAGGATTCCTTTGAATCCCTGCAAGAAAATCTGCAACAAACGGGAATCCTGATTATTGCAGAGGAAAATGAAAAAGTAGTTGGCGTTGTATGGGTAACTAATGATTTCCGACGACTTTATATCCATCATATGGCAGTTGTTCCAAATAAACAAAATCAAGGCATCGGAACCAAACTTATGGAAGAATGTATTTCGCTAGCAAAGGAATATGGTTATCAACTGAAATTGGAAGTGAATGTAGATAATCCTGCTGCTTGGCATCTATACGAAAAATTTGGCTTTAAAGAACTTTCCGGTTATCGTGTTCTTATTAAGAGAGATATTTAATCAGCCAAAATTCGGGGGCTTTATTTATTAACCTAAAAAAAGGCGGAATTATGAAAAAAAGATTACTTATTGCTACCGGCGGAGGTGATTGCCCTGGTCTCAATGCCGTTATTAGAGCTATCGTAAAAAGAGCTTCTTTTGAACATAACTGGGAGGTTTTAGGCAGCATTGATGCTTTTAATGGTATTTTAAAAGACCCTATGCATATCATAGAACTCACTCCCGAAAAGGTTGCAGGAATTCATATTCAGGGGGGAACTATTATCGGAACTACCAATAAAGGGGGTCCTTTCAACTGGCCCATTAAAAATCCGGATGGTACCTGGACTACTGTAGATCGCTCCCAGGATTTTTTAGACCGCCTCCGTTATCAAAATATTGAGGCATTAATCAATGTTGGAGGGGACGGTTCTCAACGCATTTCACAGCAACTTTTTGAGCTGGGTTGTCCGGTTATTGGTGTTCCCAAAACCATAGATAATGATCTTTCGGCAACAGATTTTACCTTTGGCTTTCAAACTGCAGTGGATATTGCTACCGATGCAGTAGATAAACTTGTTACTACTGCAGCCAGTCATCATCGTATTTTAATTTTAGAAGTTATGGGTCGTTTTGCCGGATGGATAGCGCTTCATTCTGCAATTGCAGGTGGGGCAGAGGTTTGCCTCATTCCGGAAATTTCGTATAATATCAAAAACATTA
Protein-coding regions in this window:
- a CDS encoding GldG family protein, which encodes MKKEKKTSSILSNLLIKLAIVLMVLLIGSYARVRWDFSKNKAYSLSQVSKDAVSNLQDNMVVKLYSSKELPAAMLILDRYVKDLLEEYKQAGKGKFHYEVINGPSPEDLKNKALQYGVGAMYFRIFENDKTTTKEVIYGLVFEYQGNFESMNVLPKMQNQLEYQMTLKIQKITRYTLPDITAFVDTLYTLMPRQKYENELYSNYNVHFTNLLEPPPKTHVMIVHSGYDSLSITQLYNLDQFLMQGGKLVVLADKIFSDGETVMEIHSNLFDFLENNGIKLSSDIAMDIFCDSRQMGVDTNISFPIYPVLRGSQHPITRNMSNIIIYMGNGIIFNRKPGLKFQTILATSTRSALLEGPDYQLDSRLFFNPDPDVFVNPPIPLGAIVEGRMESYFKEKPQFQRSDFVSEVKDGKIVIFGDRELYVDPDKPIYENRYQIILNAVDWLMGREDMINIRSRHLQESILDIAYYMHKNNLLWGDPAKTERRIKMEVKIIATLLPSLILIAVGGIISLHRKRTKEFKNEEI
- a CDS encoding DUF4340 domain-containing protein, translating into MKKSKLILLLVLLMLIGLYFVLRTNRPQEKLARVFDLDTLSINRIEIYDAQDTLKMVKQNNIWKLIYPVNWEADSLKIRDLFREVITAKYAKTPMGTGKEAIEKFHQKDEEALHIIVSDGKKSIHTLFSNLDNPYDYFRYAGSDKIYQLKAKVTNNYNTDLSNWRSPHIVSHKEEELLKIEVTHPKNKYTLTRNGLQWTFQDAHNEFKIHPANRAMLKILNILESLNTYIFVDNAQAEYAEKFKNPYCTVKLYLTGNRTQELKFIEHTQGYYLMMVDNDPSVLFVVVWDTVFRFTRHPDIFKMQEFG
- a CDS encoding GNAT family N-acetyltransferase, which encodes MLSIKRIKELNKKIYEEVSTLWEKTGINKPERKDSFESLQENLQQTGILIIAEENEKVVGVVWVTNDFRRLYIHHMAVVPNKQNQGIGTKLMEECISLAKEYGYQLKLEVNVDNPAAWHLYEKFGFKELSGYRVLIKRDI
- a CDS encoding 6-phosphofructokinase; this translates as MKKRLLIATGGGDCPGLNAVIRAIVKRASFEHNWEVLGSIDAFNGILKDPMHIIELTPEKVAGIHIQGGTIIGTTNKGGPFNWPIKNPDGTWTTVDRSQDFLDRLRYQNIEALINVGGDGSQRISQQLFELGCPVIGVPKTIDNDLSATDFTFGFQTAVDIATDAVDKLVTTAASHHRILILEVMGRFAGWIALHSAIAGGAEVCLIPEISYNIKNIMQAINERIDRGHDFANIVIAEGARPVDGDMTFVESDEPGAMKIKLGGAGLRLAQELKNAGCTIDIRVTILGHLQRGGTPNAFDRILASQFGVKAFELVLQEKWGSMVAYRHPNIVAVPITEAIEKYNYIDLNSDLVATARGLGISLGD